One genomic region from Chrysemys picta bellii isolate R12L10 chromosome 18, ASM1138683v2, whole genome shotgun sequence encodes:
- the ADAMTS13 gene encoding A disintegrin and metalloproteinase with thrombospondin motifs 13 isoform X5, which translates to MCRVLSCHTHRADQTSCTRLLVPLLDGTECGINKWCSKGRCSSLEELTPVAVVHGQWSSWSPLTACSRSCGGGVVTRRRLCNNPRPAFGGQECRGADLQAEMCNTQACLTSQLEFMADQCAATNVKPLYLIPEVPFFYKWTSAAAYAKGDTLCKHMCKAEKKNFMVSRGVSFTDGTRCEQNNGRAEAAFDLCVMGSCRVFGCDGRMDSGMVLDSCRVCGGDNATCTRVSGSYAEGKAKEYVTFLALPHKTTLVYVANRKPLFTHLAVKVQGRYVVAGRERISLNTTYPSVIEDNQIKYRVFLTEDNLPSLEEVHVDGPTQEDIEIQVYRKYGKEYGDVTNPDITFSYFIPKEKQTHVWIPQFRTCSVSCGEGVLLVDHSCFDQTRNEITDDQQCLETPQPSSRQEPCAMAPCPQGWVAGDFGPCSATCGGGAMERLVRCMKKEGGLILTLPDSKCTDAPKPASTKACSTEPCPIRWKESELGKCSAICGVGVTQQNVTCVQILDGLETTVDDSLCPAEEKPLAFVPCVVNICPLGWNTQDNSPSREELVPFGSIQKENHSVHVWSPLVGECTVTCGGGVAQLRYVCVAFETKEETQEKHCNQVPKPASRLESCNPMLCPPSWEVKELAACPVSCGGGRIPLSLRCVRQEGNTTRPLPHSKCGRMPRPDSTKECGTDPCPARWHYKMDSCSASCGGGVLRRVLYCARETGDKVEEIVADAQCHGLPRPEEQELCNLEPCPPRWKVAATGSCSSSCGLGLATQLITCVQLRQGLETELEESSCPEAEKPLPSIPCFIRMCSYEWGFSEWTECSASCGNGIQMRQDFCLNPKTHEHVNPVFCMRSPKPITVRGCSASPCPEQPAVDGYLGTEHQIPTSATNPITTAATIYPERPEYKALDRLPTRVLAPSPKRPEELSAGEEDTDEVYSVCGRLFLNSTGVINMTGLQVSDCTVSIGRPLGEVVTVQVLESSLNCSAGEIVLFSGRTMWRTGCKKLMVSSVNSRTNTLMVRQRLLLPGNGVVLQYNSKAAAKKYYQDCDVQLFGPWGEIVNPGQLPDPKRQVACRTFINVAPRYRIAIHALYMDLGTENNQTHSNYISIRDVNAMKTTVFRGKQLFFWESTGSQAEIEFNEGFTEDRVSFRAEYWVRKPR; encoded by the exons atgtgcagagtTCTCTCTTGCCACACCCATCGGGCTGACCAGACCAGCTGTACACGCCTTCTTGTTCCCCTTCTGGATGGGACCGAGTGTGGGATCAATAAG TGGTGCTCCAAGGGACGCTGTAGCTCTCTGGAAGAGCTGACCCCTGTGGCAGTGGTGCATGGGCAGTGGTCCAGCTGGAGCCCCCTCACCGCTTGCTCCCGCAGCTGCGGAGGAGGAGTTGTAACGAGAAGACGACTCTGTAACAACCCCAG GCCTGCTTTCGGGGGTCAGGAGTGCAGGGGAGCAGACCTCCAGGCTGAGATGTGCAATACGCAG GCCTGTTTGACCTCCCAGTTGGAGTTTATGGCTGACCAGTGTGCCGCGACAAATGTAAAGCCGCTGTATCTCATTCCAGAAGTCCCGTTTTTTTATAAGTGGACGTCGGCTGCGGCTTATGCCAAAg GGGATACCCTGTGCAAACACATGTGCAAGGCAGAGAAGAAGAATTTCATGGTGAGCCGTGGGGTCAGTTTCACCGATGGAACCCGGTGTGAGCAGAACAACGGCAGAGCTGAAGCGGCTTTCGATCTGTGCGTGATGGGCAGCTGCAGG GTGTTCGGCTGTGACGGCAGGATGGACTCTGGGATGGTGCTGGACTCCTGCAGGGTGTGCGGGGGAGACAACGCCACGTGCACCAGAGTGAGCGGCTCTTACGCAGAAGGAAAAGCCAAAG AGTATGTTACGTTTCTAGCCCTGCCTCACAAGACCACCCTCGTCTACGTTGCCAATCGCAAACCCCTCTTCACACATTTGG CTGTGAAGGTCCAAGGTCGGTATGTGGTGGCCGGGAGGGAGAGAATCTCCTTGAACACCACCTATCCGTCGGTAATAGAGGACAACCAGATCAAATACAGGGTGTTTCTCACCGAGGACAACCTGCCAAGCCTGGAGGAAGTCCATGTCGATGGGCCAACCCAAGAGGACATTGAGATACAG gttTATAGGAAGTATGGGAAAGAATATGGAGATGTCACCAACCCAGACATCACCTTCAGCTACTTTATACCAAAGGAGAAACAGACACATGTGTGGATTCCTCAGTTCAGGACCTGCTCGGTGAGCTGTGGGGAAG GGGTGCTACTGGTCGATCACTCCTGCTTTGACCAGACCAGGAATGAAATAACAGATGATCAGCAGTGCTTGGAAACGCCACAGCCCTCTTCCAGGCAGGAGCCCTGTGCCATGGCACCATGCCCACAAGG CTGGGTGGCGGGGGACTTCGGCCCCTGCAGTGCCACATGTGGGGGTGGAGCGATGGAGCGGCTGGTTCGCTGTATGAAGAAAGAAGGGGGCTTGATCCTGACTCTTCCCGATTCCAAATGCACGGATGCTCCCAAACCTGCCTCCACCAAGGCATGCAGCACTGAGCCGTGTCCCATAAG ATGGAAGGAATCTGAGCTGGGCAAATGCTCTGCCATCTGTGGGGTTGGAGTCACCCAGCAGAACGTGACCTGTGTCCAGATTCTTGATGGACTGGAGACCACAGTAGACGACAGCCTGTGCCCGGCGGAAGAAAAACCTCTCGCTTTTGTGCCATGTGTGGTTAACATCTGTCCTCTAGGCTGGAACACA CAGGACAATTCGCCCTCACGGGAAGAGCTGGTGCCATTTGGGAGTATCCAGAAGGAAAATCACTCGGTGCATGTCTGGAGCCCTCTCGTTGGCGAATGCACCGTGACCTGTGGCGGAG GTGTGGCCCAGCTTCGTTATGTCTGTGTGGCTTTCGAGACCAAAGAAGAAACCCAAGAGAAACATTGTAATCAAGTGCCAAAGCCAGCGAGCAGGCTGGAAAGCTGCAATCCCATGCTGTGCCCTCCAAG TTGGGAGGTGAAGGAGCTGGCTGCATGCCCAGTGAGCTGTGGAGGAGGGAGAATACCACTCTCTCTTCGCTGTGTAAGACAAGAAGGAAATACAACCCGTCCTCTTCCTCATTCCAAATGTGGTAGGATGCCCAGGCCAGACAGCACCAAGGAGTGCGGTACTGATCCATGCCCAGCAAG GTGGCATTACAAAATGGACTCGTGCAGCGCTAGCTGCGGAGGAGGTGTGCTGCGCAGGGTCCTGTACTGTGCGAGGGAGACCGGGGACAAGGTGGAAGAGATTGTAGCAGATGCACAGTGTCATGGTTTGCCTCGCCCAGAGGAGCAGGAGCTGTGTAATCTGGAGCCGTGCCCTCCAAG ATGGAAAGTAGCAGCGACTGGTTCGTGTTCCTCTTCTTGTGGGCTCGGCTTAGCCACACAATTGATTACCTGCGTGCAGCTCCGCCAAGGCCTAGAGACCGAGCTGGAAGAGAGTTCGTGTCCGGAGGCCGAGAAACCCCTCCCCAGCATCCCCTGTTTCATCAGAATGTGCTCCTATGAGTGGGGTTTCAGCGAATGGACAGAG TGCTCAGCGTCGTGTGGGAACGGCATTCAGATGCGGCAGGATTTTTGCCTCAATCCGAAAACCCACGAGCACGTGAACCCCGTCTTCTGCATGCGCTCCCCCAAGCCTATCACGGTGCGTggctgctctgccagcccctgTCCTGAGCAGCCTGCGGTGGATGGGTACTTGGGAACAGAACACCAGAtaccaacttcagctacgaaCCCGATAACGACAGCAGCCACCATTTATCCCGAGAGGCCGGAATACAAAGCCCTGGATCGTCTTCCAACCAGGGTGCTGGCTCCTTCACCCAAACGCCCCGAGGAGCTTTCAGCGGGGGAGGAGGACACTGATGAAGTGTACA GTGTCTGTGGGAGGCTCTTCCTCAACTCCACCGGGGTCATCAACATGACCGGCCTGCAGGTCAGTGACTGCACGGTTTCCATCGGACGCCCCTTGGGGGAAGTGGTAACAGTCCAGGTGCTGGAGAGCTCCCTAAACTGCAGTGCAG GGGAGATTGTGCTGTTTTCTGGACGGACGATGTGGCGGACAGGCTGTAAGAAGCTGATGGTGTCATCCGTAAACTCCAGGACCAACACATTGATGGTGAGacagcgcctcctgctgccagggaatggtgttGTTCTTCAGTACAACAGCAAAGCAGCTGCAAAAAAATATTATCAAG ACTGTGACGTGCAGCTGTTTGGTCCCTGGGGTGAAATAGTGAATCCGGGACAGTTGCCGGACCCAAAACGACAAGTGGCATGTCGGACCTTTATCAACGTGGCTCCACGGTATCGCATAGCCATCCATGCCCTCTACATGGACCTGGGGACTGAAAACAACCAAACACACTCCAATTACATCTCG ATACGCGATGTGAATGCCATGAAGACAACAGTGTTTCGTGGGAAACAGCTGTTCTTCTGGGAATCGACGGGGAGCCAGGCTGAAATTGAATTTAATGAAGGCTTTACAGAAGATCGTGTCAGTTTCCGAGCAGAGTACTGGGTCAGAAAGCCCAGATAA